Proteins found in one Panthera tigris isolate Pti1 chromosome B3, P.tigris_Pti1_mat1.1, whole genome shotgun sequence genomic segment:
- the SERPINA9 gene encoding serpin A9: MASPFYRLFLVVSVCAPVYCVPPSSGPCPSPTRNSATAWVSSSNTNFAFRLYRRLVLKTPDQNVFFSPLSISASLATLSLGARSATKTQILQGLGFNLTHEPESAIHRAFRHLLHSLSVPGKGLDLRMGSVLFIQKELRLQTNFLDDAKRLYDSKVFSTDFSSTSTARKRINSYVEKETKGKVVDLIQDLDPLTAMVLVNPVFFKAKWEKPFHPGDTRKSSPFLVGQGATVKVPMMHQVEQFAFGVDPELSCSVLQMDYSGNTVAFFVLPGQGKMRQLEQALSAGTLRRWSLLLQKRWIEVFIPKFSISASYDLETILPKMGIWDAFNNNADFSGITKTDFLQLSKVAHKAVLDVSEEGTEAAAATATKLIVRSKDTPSYTVIRFNRSFLLLLINKATEAILFLGKVENPTKS; the protein is encoded by the exons ATGGCCTCTCCCTTTTATCGACTTTTCCTGGTCGTCAGCGTCTGTGCTCCGGTCTACTGTGTGCCCCCATCCAGtggcccctgcccttcccccacaagGAACAGCGCTACCGCCTGGGTATCTTCCAGCAACACCAACTTTGCCTTCCGCCTCTACCGGAGGCTGGTTTTGAAGACCCCGGATCAGAACGTCTTCTTCTCCCCGCTGAGTATCTCCGCTTCCCTGGCCACGCTCTCCCTCGGGGCCCGCTCAGCCACCAAGACCCAGATCCTCCAAGGCCTGGGGTTCAACCTCACGCACGAGCCGGAATCCGCCATCCACCGGGCCTTCCGGCACCTGCTCCACTCGCTCAGTGTCCCCGGCAAAGGCCTAGACTTGAGGATGGGGAGCGTCCTCTTCATCCAAAAGGAGCTGCGCCTACAGACAAATTTCTTGGACGACGCCAAGAGGCTGTATGATTCGAAGGTCTTTTCTACAGATTTCTCCAGCACCTCCACCGCCCGGAAGAGAATCAACAGCTATGTGGAGAAGGAGACCAAAGGGAAGGTTGTAGACTTAATCCAAGACCTTGACCCTCTGACGGCCATGGTCCTGGTGAACCCCGTTTTCTTTAAAG CCAAGTGGGAGAAGCCCTTTCACCCTGGAGATACAAGAAAGAGCTCTCCGTTCCTGGTGGGCCAGGGGGCCACTGTGAAGGTCCCAATGATGCACCAGGTGGAACAATTTGCTTTTGGGGTGGATCCGGAGCTGAGCTGCTCTGTACTACAGATGGACTACAGTGGCAACACCGTGGCCTTCTTTGTCCTCCCTGGCCAGGGCAAGATGAGGCAGCTGGAACAGGCCTTGTCAGCCGGGACACTGAGGCGATGGAGCCTCTTACTCCAGAAGAG GTGGATAGAGGTGTTCATTCCgaaattttccatttctgcctCCTATGACCTGGAAACCATCCTCCCGAAGATGGGCATCTGGGATGCCTTTAATAATAATGCTGATTTTTCTGGAATCACAAAGACAGACTTCCTGCAGCTTTCCAAA GTTGCCCACAAGGCTGTGCTGGATGTCAGCGAGGAGGGGACCGAGGCCGCAGCAGCCACCGCCACCAAGCTCATAGTCCGGTCAAAGGACACCCCCTCTTACACCGTCATCCGCTTCAATAGgtccttcctgctgctgctgatAAACAAAGCCACAGAGGCCATTCTCTTCCTAGGGAAAGTTGAAAATCCAACTAAATCCTAG